From a single Haloarcula sp. DT43 genomic region:
- a CDS encoding metal ABC transporter ATP-binding protein, translating to MVPRRSPRDGSEAATGSDGPPVVELSDVSFGYTSTPVVEDISLSIDAGEYVAVVGPNGSGKSTLMQLVLGLLEPDAGTAELFGVDATAFDDGARVGYVAQRAGTSREMPITVREVVKMGRFPHVGFGWLSAADWRIVDGAIDTVGMTAFADRRITQLSGGQRQRAFIARALAGEADLLVLDEPTVGVDTESVDAFYDLLDALHADGITVLLIEHDLQAVTEHAERVVCLNREVYFDGPSAEFTDSAALARAFGTGTRSLAGGGR from the coding sequence ATGGTGCCCAGACGCTCTCCCCGTGACGGCAGCGAAGCGGCGACCGGCTCCGACGGGCCACCCGTCGTCGAACTCTCGGACGTGTCGTTCGGCTACACGTCCACGCCGGTCGTCGAGGACATCAGCCTCAGCATCGACGCCGGCGAGTACGTCGCCGTGGTCGGCCCGAACGGCTCGGGCAAGTCGACGCTCATGCAACTGGTGCTCGGCCTGCTGGAACCGGACGCGGGCACCGCGGAGCTGTTCGGCGTCGACGCGACGGCCTTCGACGACGGGGCCAGAGTCGGATACGTCGCCCAGCGCGCCGGGACGAGCCGGGAGATGCCGATAACGGTCCGCGAGGTGGTGAAGATGGGCCGGTTCCCCCACGTCGGGTTCGGCTGGCTCTCGGCGGCCGACTGGCGCATCGTCGACGGGGCCATCGACACGGTCGGGATGACGGCCTTCGCCGACAGGCGGATTACCCAGCTCTCCGGCGGCCAGCGCCAGCGGGCGTTCATCGCCCGGGCGCTTGCGGGCGAGGCCGACCTGCTCGTCCTCGACGAGCCGACCGTCGGCGTCGACACCGAGTCGGTCGACGCCTTCTACGACCTGCTCGACGCGCTGCACGCCGACGGCATCACCGTCCTGCTCATCGAACACGACCTGCAGGCCGTCACCGAACACGCCGAGCGGGTCGTCTGCCTGAACCGGGAGGTCTACTTCGACGGCCCCTCGGCGGAGTTCACCGACAGCGCGGCGCTGGCCAGGGCATTCGGGACGGGCACGCGGTCGCTGGCCGGGGGCGGCCGATGA
- a CDS encoding metal ABC transporter permease, whose translation MMLALAAGVHEVFLPVLDAWYWAMTRLYYLTGLELISPEYTFMYRAILVGLCVGVIAPLIGTFLVHRQLALIGDALAHTAFAGVAVGLFLNGVLELGVSPYLTAVVVAVLAALLIELISEATDAYNDVSMAIVLSTGFALGTVLISLNAGGLAVGINQYLFGNLSTVSAENAVIMLGLFAVVVGTVALTRNQLLYVTFDETAAAVSGLPVVWYNRLMVMLTALVVVGAMQIMGVILVAAMLVVPVAGATQVSRSFSESLLVSIVLAELAVVLGIGVSYYAGATAGGVIVLVAVGIYVLAVLAGKLRPLAAPDETRELDSIGRD comes from the coding sequence ATGATGCTCGCGCTCGCTGCCGGCGTTCACGAGGTGTTTCTCCCGGTCCTCGACGCCTGGTACTGGGCCATGACGCGGCTCTACTACCTGACCGGCCTGGAACTCATCAGCCCCGAGTACACCTTCATGTACCGGGCGATACTGGTCGGTCTCTGTGTCGGCGTCATCGCGCCGCTCATCGGGACCTTCCTCGTCCACCGCCAACTGGCGCTCATCGGGGACGCGCTGGCGCACACGGCCTTCGCCGGGGTCGCCGTCGGACTGTTCCTGAACGGCGTCCTCGAACTGGGCGTCTCGCCGTACCTCACCGCCGTTGTCGTGGCCGTCCTCGCGGCCCTGCTCATCGAACTCATCTCCGAAGCGACCGACGCCTACAACGACGTGTCGATGGCCATCGTCCTCTCGACTGGGTTCGCGCTGGGGACGGTCCTCATCAGCCTCAACGCCGGTGGGCTGGCCGTCGGCATCAACCAGTACCTCTTCGGGAACCTCTCGACAGTCTCGGCCGAGAACGCGGTCATCATGCTCGGGCTGTTCGCTGTCGTCGTCGGGACGGTCGCGCTCACCCGGAACCAGTTGCTGTACGTCACGTTCGACGAGACGGCCGCCGCCGTCTCCGGACTCCCGGTCGTCTGGTACAACCGGCTCATGGTGATGCTGACGGCGCTCGTCGTCGTCGGCGCGATGCAGATTATGGGCGTCATCCTCGTCGCGGCCATGCTGGTCGTCCCGGTCGCCGGCGCGACGCAGGTGTCCCGGAGCTTCTCGGAGTCGCTGCTGGTCTCGATTGTGCTGGCCGAACTGGCCGTGGTGCTCGGCATCGGGGTCTCGTACTACGCCGGTGCGACCGCCGGCGGCGTCATCGTTCTCGTCGCGGTGGGCATCTACGTCCTCGCGGTCCTCGCCGGGAAACTCCGGCCGCTGGCCGCCCCCGACGAGACGCGGGAACTCGACAGTATCGGTCGGGACTGA
- a CDS encoding TMEM165/GDT1 family protein, whose product MSDATWLTVVAIAAGAQLAVLPGEKVQFIIAGLSTRFNPFLVVSAAGTAFAGWTALEIWFGSAVTSVLPGIVLESLTAGMFLLFAVLLVRSAPAAGTTQEPASGFTTDGGQLDVRVPVLDWQVPNKLGGFLPIFAMMAFGEFGDKTQLITITLAAQYSAHASAIWAGEMLAIIPVSLANALFFHRFAHRFNLRTAHFVGAALFLFFAADFALSVTMGFSLWETMVSAIAAQVTG is encoded by the coding sequence GTGAGCGACGCGACGTGGCTGACCGTCGTGGCGATAGCGGCCGGCGCGCAGTTGGCGGTACTGCCCGGCGAGAAGGTCCAGTTCATCATCGCCGGCCTGTCGACGCGGTTCAACCCGTTTCTCGTCGTCAGCGCCGCGGGGACGGCCTTCGCCGGCTGGACGGCCCTGGAGATATGGTTCGGCTCCGCGGTCACGTCGGTGTTGCCCGGTATCGTCCTCGAAAGCCTCACCGCCGGGATGTTCCTGCTGTTCGCGGTCCTGCTGGTCCGCAGTGCGCCGGCGGCCGGCACGACGCAGGAGCCGGCGTCCGGCTTCACGACCGACGGCGGGCAGCTAGACGTCCGCGTCCCCGTCCTCGACTGGCAGGTCCCGAACAAGCTCGGGGGCTTCCTGCCCATCTTCGCCATGATGGCCTTCGGCGAGTTCGGCGACAAGACCCAGCTCATCACCATCACGCTCGCCGCCCAGTACAGCGCTCACGCCAGCGCCATCTGGGCCGGCGAGATGCTCGCCATCATCCCGGTGAGCCTCGCCAACGCTCTCTTCTTCCACCGCTTCGCCCACCGCTTCAATCTGCGGACCGCCCACTTCGTCGGCGCGGCGCTGTTCCTGTTTTTCGCCGCGGACTTCGCCCTGAGCGTGACGATGGGGTTCTCGCTGTGGGAGACGATGGTGTCGGCCATCGCGGCGCAGGTGACCGGCTGA
- a CDS encoding metal-dependent transcriptional regulator, translating to MLSAKMEDYLKAIYCLERDGDPPIPPSTIAETLDVTAPTVTSMVEKLADRGLVEREKYKGVTTTPEGETVALEIIRHHRLIETFLTEQLGYDWAEVHEEAEVLEHHISEEFERRVAAVLDEPEFDPHGDPIPSDSLDPVGDESATALSEHEEGGRLEVARVRDRDPDELTYLSDAGITPGTVLTVEEVAPIGMLTVQLESGSSVSLPDHIADAIQVREPDAKREDGVSQA from the coding sequence ATGTTGAGTGCGAAGATGGAGGACTACCTGAAGGCCATCTACTGTCTGGAGCGGGACGGCGACCCGCCGATTCCCCCGTCTACTATCGCCGAGACGCTGGACGTCACGGCCCCGACGGTCACCAGTATGGTCGAGAAACTGGCCGACCGCGGGCTGGTCGAGCGCGAGAAGTACAAGGGCGTGACGACGACGCCGGAGGGCGAGACGGTGGCGCTGGAAATCATCCGCCACCACCGGCTCATCGAGACGTTTCTCACCGAACAGCTGGGCTACGACTGGGCGGAGGTCCACGAGGAGGCGGAGGTGCTCGAACACCACATCAGCGAGGAGTTCGAGCGCCGGGTCGCGGCGGTCCTCGACGAACCCGAGTTCGACCCTCACGGGGACCCCATCCCCAGCGACTCGCTCGACCCAGTCGGCGACGAGTCCGCGACGGCGCTGTCTGAACACGAGGAGGGCGGACGGCTCGAAGTCGCGCGGGTCCGGGACCGGGACCCCGACGAACTCACGTACCTCTCCGACGCCGGCATCACGCCGGGCACCGTGTTGACAGTCGAGGAGGTCGCCCCTATCGGGATGCTGACCGTCCAGCTAGAGAGCGGGTCGTCGGTGTCGCTGCCGGACCACATCGCCGACGCGATACAGGTCCGCGAGCCGGACGCGAAACGCGAAGACGGAGTGAGTCAGGCGTGA
- a CDS encoding MTH865 family protein — protein MVDKEDLRSQFVEAFEGADYPISSPMDLVPELPGGPSTKFESGDFSMTAMELNTKLDGEFPYDSVDEFVDDVMASLEEQDLI, from the coding sequence ATGGTCGACAAAGAAGACCTTCGCTCACAGTTCGTCGAGGCGTTCGAGGGCGCGGACTACCCGATATCCAGTCCGATGGACCTCGTCCCGGAGCTCCCCGGCGGGCCGTCGACGAAGTTCGAATCCGGCGACTTCTCGATGACGGCGATGGAACTGAACACGAAACTCGACGGGGAGTTCCCCTACGACAGCGTCGACGAGTTCGTCGACGACGTGATGGCCTCGCTCGAAGAGCAGGACCTCATCTGA
- a CDS encoding zinc ribbon domain-containing protein gives MPSDTSRDDDRGCPKCGHTGTDVGSISTTGGGLSKMFDIQTNQFQVVTCTNCGYSELYRDTGSAGSDLADIFLG, from the coding sequence ATGCCCTCCGACACCTCACGAGACGACGACCGCGGCTGTCCGAAGTGCGGCCACACCGGCACCGACGTGGGTAGCATCTCGACCACAGGCGGCGGCCTCTCGAAGATGTTCGACATCCAGACCAACCAGTTCCAGGTCGTCACGTGCACGAACTGCGGCTACTCCGAGCTGTACCGGGACACCGGCTCGGCGGGCAGTGACCTGGCGGACATCTTCCTCGGCTGA
- a CDS encoding DJ-1/PfpI family protein, which yields MGKDILMIVGDFGEDYEIMVPFQALQMVGHEVDAVCPDKAAEETVKTAIHDFRGDQTYMESRGHDFVLNATMADVTPSDYDALVVPGGRAPEYLRTYDEVLDAVRHFFEADKPVAALCHGPQILAAADVLDGYEMTSYPACRAECEAAGCSWVDEVVTDRNLVTGQAWPDHPEWLAQFMALLGDDVSHGDPIPADD from the coding sequence ATGGGTAAAGACATCCTCATGATTGTCGGCGACTTCGGCGAAGACTACGAGATAATGGTGCCGTTCCAGGCACTGCAGATGGTCGGACACGAGGTCGACGCGGTGTGTCCCGACAAGGCGGCCGAGGAGACGGTCAAGACGGCGATTCACGACTTCCGGGGCGACCAGACCTACATGGAGTCCCGCGGCCACGACTTCGTCCTGAACGCGACGATGGCAGACGTGACTCCGAGCGACTACGACGCGCTCGTCGTCCCCGGCGGTCGCGCCCCCGAGTATCTCCGGACCTACGACGAGGTGCTGGACGCGGTACGGCACTTCTTCGAGGCGGACAAGCCCGTCGCGGCGCTGTGTCACGGCCCGCAGATTCTCGCCGCCGCCGACGTGCTGGACGGCTACGAGATGACCTCCTATCCGGCCTGTCGCGCCGAGTGTGAGGCCGCCGGCTGTTCGTGGGTCGACGAAGTGGTCACCGATAGGAACCTCGTCACCGGCCAGGCCTGGCCCGACCACCCCGAGTGGCTCGCGCAGTTCATGGCCCTGCTGGGGGACGACGTGTCCCACGGCGACCCGATTCCGGCCGACGACTGA
- a CDS encoding HAD-IIA family hydrolase — MTVSGAIVDLDGTVYHGDTLLPGAASAIDALRARGLKLCFFSNNPIHDGSEYVERLRGLGVDAREGEACSSGVVAREYLDGTHAGDDVFVIGSDPLRRMVEGTNAQLVEDPAETDVLLASWTDGFHYRDMVDALRAVDEETAFLGTDPDRTFPGEDGDPVPGSGAVINAVAGVIEREPDRILGKPSEIAVQAALERLDCPPSECLVVGDRLETDIAMGERNGMTTVLVRTGVSSERALERSAVTPDHVVDSLADIEDVLASLDE; from the coding sequence ATGACAGTTTCGGGGGCCATCGTCGACCTGGACGGAACGGTATACCACGGGGACACGCTGTTGCCGGGTGCGGCGTCGGCAATCGACGCCCTCAGAGCGCGTGGGCTGAAGCTCTGCTTCTTCTCGAACAACCCCATCCACGACGGCAGCGAGTACGTCGAGCGGCTGCGGGGACTGGGCGTCGACGCCCGTGAGGGCGAGGCCTGTTCCTCCGGCGTCGTCGCCCGCGAGTACCTCGACGGGACCCACGCGGGCGACGACGTGTTCGTCATCGGGAGCGACCCGCTCCGGCGGATGGTCGAGGGAACGAACGCACAACTGGTCGAAGACCCCGCCGAGACGGACGTGTTGCTTGCCTCCTGGACCGACGGCTTCCACTACCGCGACATGGTCGACGCGCTCCGGGCCGTCGACGAGGAGACCGCCTTCCTCGGGACCGACCCGGACCGGACGTTCCCCGGCGAGGACGGCGACCCGGTCCCCGGCTCCGGGGCTGTGATCAACGCCGTCGCCGGCGTCATCGAGCGCGAACCCGACCGGATACTCGGCAAGCCCTCGGAGATAGCCGTCCAGGCGGCGCTGGAGCGACTGGACTGTCCCCCGTCGGAGTGTCTGGTCGTCGGCGACCGGCTGGAGACCGACATCGCGATGGGCGAGCGCAACGGCATGACGACGGTCCTCGTCCGGACCGGCGTGTCCAGCGAGCGGGCGCTGGAACGGAGCGCCGTGACGCCCGACCACGTAGTCGACTCGCTGGCGGACATCGAGGACGTGCTGGCGTCGCTGGACGAATGA
- a CDS encoding ATP-binding response regulator, with translation MISKSNIRTLVVDDSDFFAEMTADTLTQQHGIESVAANSGTEALERLDGGGFDCVVSDYEMPEMDGLELLGEIRKRHPSIPFILLTGRGDEETASAAIAAGVADYLLKLEVVEDKQYGRLANRIENVVSQERTRKKFESLVADSPDGIAHLTIDGTVLSVNPSMAGRLGADPDELVGRNLRDVMDSEAAGQRLEAGKNAVRRGTATRSEDAVDGRHYHNQYIPVDSHRKADTFQLVSRDITERVERQRQLERQNERLEEFASVVSHDLRNPLNVAQGAVELLPEPDDSEEADLVAKIDRSLDRMGNIIEDVLALARQGRTVNDPQETELSTLASTAWTWIEAEQSSMSVASSAELAADSGRAQDLLTNLFRNAIEHNDGEVEIEVGLLDSHDGFYVADDGTGVDPDAGDVFEMGYSSTEDGTGFGLAIVEQVAEAHGWTVSLTDSEAGGARFEVTDVELYD, from the coding sequence ATGATATCTAAAAGTAATATCCGGACGCTCGTCGTCGACGATAGCGACTTTTTCGCGGAGATGACGGCCGACACGCTCACCCAGCAGCACGGCATCGAATCGGTTGCGGCAAACAGCGGCACGGAAGCCCTGGAGCGGCTCGACGGCGGGGGGTTCGACTGCGTCGTCAGCGACTACGAGATGCCCGAGATGGACGGGCTGGAACTGCTCGGGGAAATCCGGAAGCGGCATCCGTCTATCCCGTTCATTCTGCTGACCGGCCGGGGGGACGAGGAGACGGCGAGCGCGGCCATCGCGGCGGGGGTGGCCGACTACCTCCTGAAACTCGAAGTCGTCGAGGACAAGCAGTACGGCCGGCTGGCGAACCGAATCGAGAACGTCGTCTCGCAGGAGCGCACCCGAAAGAAGTTCGAGTCGCTGGTCGCGGACTCGCCGGACGGCATCGCCCACCTGACGATTGACGGGACCGTCCTCTCGGTAAACCCCTCGATGGCCGGTCGACTCGGTGCCGACCCCGACGAACTCGTCGGCCGGAACCTGCGCGACGTGATGGACAGCGAGGCGGCCGGCCAGCGCCTCGAAGCCGGGAAGAACGCGGTCCGGCGGGGGACCGCGACGCGGTCGGAGGACGCCGTCGACGGCCGACACTACCACAACCAGTACATCCCCGTCGACAGCCACCGCAAGGCCGATACGTTCCAGTTGGTCTCGCGTGACATCACTGAGCGCGTCGAGCGCCAGCGCCAACTGGAGCGCCAGAACGAGCGGCTGGAGGAGTTCGCGAGCGTCGTCTCCCACGACCTCCGGAACCCGTTGAACGTCGCCCAAGGCGCGGTCGAGTTGCTCCCGGAGCCCGACGACAGCGAGGAGGCCGACCTGGTCGCCAAAATCGACCGGTCGCTGGACCGGATGGGGAACATCATCGAGGACGTGCTCGCGCTGGCGCGGCAGGGCCGAACCGTCAACGACCCACAGGAGACGGAGCTTTCGACGCTGGCGTCGACCGCCTGGACCTGGATAGAGGCCGAGCAGTCGTCGATGTCGGTCGCGTCGAGCGCCGAACTCGCGGCCGACAGCGGGCGCGCACAGGACCTGCTGACGAACCTGTTCCGGAACGCCATCGAACACAACGACGGCGAGGTCGAAATCGAGGTCGGACTGCTCGACTCGCACGACGGCTTCTACGTCGCCGACGACGGGACCGGCGTCGACCCCGACGCCGGCGACGTGTTCGAGATGGGGTACTCCTCGACGGAGGACGGGACCGGGTTCGGACTGGCCATCGTCGAGCAGGTCGCCGAGGCCCACGGCTGGACCGTGTCCCTGACCGACAGCGAGGCCGGCGGGGCGCGCTTCGAAGTGACGGACGTGGAGCTGTACGACTGA
- a CDS encoding DUF2071 domain-containing protein: MVALRPLQVTLDDVCFCHWPVARTAVEPAVPDWLTVETADGDAWVSAVAATVDRVETFGIEVAGPAELLTVRTYVRGPTGQRGVRVLALFGDDRRISTAVSELFRVTAGGATPRTLPTADRRRVLDAGDRRLFECRYTADGEPVAVPPDSLASFLVDRQRYFTTGRFGTRLVGSIGHDPWRLDRVDATVTGSVFPAVDIPVSGSTPLVHHSPGLRVSIAPPVPR, from the coding sequence GTGGTCGCCCTCCGTCCCCTGCAGGTCACGCTCGACGACGTGTGTTTCTGTCACTGGCCGGTCGCCAGGACGGCGGTCGAGCCGGCGGTCCCCGACTGGCTCACCGTCGAGACGGCCGACGGCGACGCCTGGGTGTCGGCCGTCGCGGCGACCGTCGACCGCGTCGAGACGTTCGGCATCGAGGTGGCCGGCCCCGCGGAGTTGCTCACGGTTCGGACCTACGTTCGGGGGCCGACCGGCCAGCGCGGGGTCCGGGTGCTGGCGCTGTTCGGCGACGACAGGCGGATTTCCACGGCGGTCTCGGAACTGTTTCGCGTCACGGCGGGCGGGGCCACCCCGCGGACGCTCCCGACGGCAGACCGTCGTCGGGTTCTCGACGCCGGCGACCGGCGGCTGTTCGAATGTCGGTACACGGCCGACGGTGAGCCAGTGGCGGTACCGCCGGACTCGCTGGCCTCGTTTCTCGTCGACCGACAGCGGTACTTCACGACCGGTCGCTTCGGGACGCGCCTCGTCGGCAGCATCGGGCACGACCCGTGGCGGCTCGACCGCGTCGACGCCACCGTGACCGGGTCGGTGTTTCCGGCGGTCGACATCCCGGTCAGCGGGTCGACCCCGCTGGTCCATCACAGCCCCGGCCTCCGCGTCTCGATTGCGCCGCCGGTGCCGCGCTGA
- a CDS encoding YqjF family protein: MDLLTMTWRDVGFMHWPVEPEVVRATLPDGLDVDTDDGQAWLSVVPFRMADIRPRGSPVGRSFGELNLRTYVVADGTPGVYFYNLDADDRLSVALARRLFQLSYYRASMRIRSDGDGVRFRSRRTSARAPPADFDATYGPTGPPSTPDAGSLESFLVERYRFYAASDDGTVYYADIDHEPWPLQTGRAEIRTNGLFSASGFDRPEGEPVVHYCAEIPVTAGRLHRLDGAAQYTD; this comes from the coding sequence ATGGACCTGCTGACGATGACGTGGCGGGACGTGGGGTTCATGCACTGGCCGGTCGAGCCCGAGGTCGTCCGGGCGACGCTGCCGGACGGGCTCGACGTCGACACGGACGACGGGCAGGCGTGGCTCAGCGTGGTGCCGTTCCGCATGGCCGACATCAGGCCGCGGGGCAGTCCAGTCGGGCGGTCCTTCGGCGAACTGAACCTCCGGACGTACGTGGTCGCCGACGGGACGCCAGGGGTGTACTTCTACAACCTCGACGCCGACGACCGGCTCAGCGTGGCCCTGGCCCGGCGGCTGTTCCAGCTGTCCTACTACCGGGCGTCGATGCGAATCCGGAGCGACGGCGACGGCGTCCGGTTCCGGAGCCGCCGGACGAGCGCGCGGGCACCGCCGGCCGATTTCGACGCCACGTACGGGCCGACGGGGCCGCCGTCGACGCCCGACGCGGGCTCGCTCGAATCGTTCCTGGTGGAGCGGTACCGCTTCTACGCCGCGAGCGACGACGGGACGGTGTACTACGCCGACATCGACCACGAGCCGTGGCCGCTGCAGACGGGACGGGCCGAGATTCGGACGAACGGGCTGTTTTCGGCGTCGGGGTTCGACCGGCCCGAGGGCGAGCCGGTGGTCCACTACTGCGCCGAGATTCCGGTGACTGCGGGCCGGCTCCACCGGCTCGACGGGGCCGCCCAGTACACTGATTAG
- a CDS encoding macro domain-containing protein: MEFEVIQGDIAVQSADALVNAANTSLRMGSGVAGALKRAAGSGLNDEAVAKGPVDLGGVATTDAYALDAEYVIHAAAMPPGGQSTAESIRRATQNALAEADALNCESLVLPALGCGIAGFDFEAGVRIICDVIEEYQPDSLTDVRLVAYSDDDFQTMRRVAEALRD; the protein is encoded by the coding sequence ATGGAGTTCGAGGTAATCCAGGGCGACATCGCTGTACAGTCGGCGGACGCACTGGTCAACGCCGCGAACACGAGCCTGCGGATGGGGTCGGGCGTCGCCGGGGCGCTCAAGCGCGCGGCCGGCTCCGGGCTGAACGACGAGGCCGTCGCCAAGGGGCCCGTCGACCTCGGGGGCGTCGCCACGACCGACGCCTACGCCCTCGACGCCGAGTACGTCATCCACGCCGCCGCGATGCCCCCCGGCGGCCAGTCGACCGCCGAGAGCATCCGGCGTGCGACTCAAAATGCGCTGGCGGAGGCGGACGCGCTGAACTGCGAGTCGCTGGTCCTCCCGGCGCTCGGGTGCGGCATCGCCGGGTTCGACTTCGAGGCGGGCGTCCGAATCATCTGCGACGTCATCGAGGAGTACCAGCCCGACTCCCTGACGGACGTGCGACTCGTCGCCTACTCCGACGACGACTTCCAGACGATGCGACGCGTCGCCGAAGCGCTGCGTGACTGA
- a CDS encoding aldo/keto reductase produces the protein MEYTTLGSTGVEVSRLCLGCMSFGTSEWRDWVLDEEESREVIERAIDLGINFFDTANMYSMGESERVLGTVLDDYDRDSQVVATKGYFQMDEDDPNSGGLSRKAIEQEMSNSLDRLGMDTVDLYQIHRWDYDTPIEETLRALDDAVRRGQTRYVGASSMWTHQFADALRTSEREGLERFETMQNHYNLLYREEEREMLPLCEKEDVGVMPWSPLARGYLTRPHEQVEETVRGETDDYAREHPYYEGNGREVNERVQELADEYDASMAQIALAWVLDKEWVDAPIVGTSSLEHLEEAVAALELDLSASDVEWLEEPYEPVRVSGHE, from the coding sequence ATGGAGTACACGACGCTCGGGTCGACCGGCGTGGAGGTCAGTCGGCTCTGTCTGGGCTGTATGAGCTTCGGAACCTCGGAGTGGCGCGACTGGGTGCTCGACGAGGAGGAGAGCCGCGAGGTCATCGAGCGGGCCATCGACCTCGGTATCAACTTCTTCGACACGGCCAACATGTACTCGATGGGCGAGTCCGAGCGCGTCCTCGGGACCGTCCTCGACGACTACGACCGCGACAGCCAGGTCGTGGCGACGAAGGGCTACTTCCAGATGGACGAGGACGACCCCAACTCCGGGGGGCTCTCGCGGAAGGCCATCGAGCAGGAAATGTCGAACTCGCTGGACAGGCTCGGAATGGACACCGTCGACCTCTACCAGATTCACCGGTGGGACTACGACACGCCAATCGAGGAGACGCTCCGGGCGCTGGACGACGCCGTGCGACGGGGCCAGACCCGCTACGTCGGCGCGTCGTCGATGTGGACCCACCAGTTCGCCGACGCCCTGCGGACCAGCGAGCGCGAGGGGCTGGAGCGGTTCGAGACGATGCAGAACCACTACAACCTCCTGTACCGCGAGGAGGAGCGCGAGATGCTGCCGCTGTGTGAGAAAGAGGACGTCGGCGTCATGCCGTGGAGCCCGCTGGCCCGGGGCTATCTCACCCGGCCACACGAGCAGGTCGAGGAGACGGTCCGGGGCGAGACGGACGACTACGCCCGCGAACACCCCTACTACGAGGGCAACGGCCGCGAGGTCAACGAGCGCGTCCAGGAACTGGCCGACGAGTACGACGCCTCGATGGCCCAGATTGCGCTGGCCTGGGTGCTGGACAAGGAGTGGGTCGACGCGCCGATTGTCGGGACGAGCAGCCTCGAACACCTCGAAGAAGCCGTGGCGGCGCTCGAACTCGACCTCTCGGCGAGCGACGTGGAGTGGCTCGAAGAGCCGTACGAGCCGGTCCGGGTGTCGGGCCACGAGTGA
- a CDS encoding ABC transporter permease produces MSEDRPVWRDPRIVIARRDVRSLSREKTIVLALLIQLFVAGFSSFLVVGLTSLYDPGSVSAGEVEMAVTGEARDELVAAAAQQDGASVTVFESEAAARRAFDQRRVDAILHGEYVPSTRGPGEQIQVTATAPEGSIRSTLIVVEIRRVLSALERQERLDRTPYLDRPPVPLPETVSASQYFGFTYTILIPLLLFLPSFISGSVAVDTVTEEIERGTLDLLRVAPVSLLDIVDGKALGMVLLAPAQALLWLALLSTNGIAVSNPAAILLFLTAVTVVVVTLGVVLGISLQSRRPAQLLFSVLTLVLFGGAVLLPEHPATTVAKLAVDSPTPLTYAHVGGAVVLAVVGYAAARAYVGRVAAEAL; encoded by the coding sequence TTGTCTGAGGACCGCCCGGTCTGGCGCGACCCGCGAATCGTCATCGCCCGGCGGGACGTCCGATCGCTGTCCCGCGAGAAGACAATCGTGCTGGCGCTGCTCATCCAGCTGTTCGTCGCGGGCTTTTCCTCGTTCCTCGTCGTCGGCCTCACGTCGCTGTACGACCCCGGGTCGGTCTCGGCCGGCGAGGTGGAGATGGCCGTCACGGGCGAGGCCCGCGACGAACTGGTGGCCGCGGCCGCCCAGCAGGACGGGGCCAGCGTCACCGTCTTCGAGAGCGAGGCCGCCGCGCGGCGGGCGTTCGACCAGCGGCGGGTGGACGCGATACTGCACGGCGAGTACGTCCCGTCGACCCGCGGACCGGGGGAACAGATACAGGTCACCGCCACGGCCCCCGAGGGGAGCATCCGGTCGACGCTCATCGTCGTCGAAATCCGCCGGGTGCTGAGCGCGCTGGAGCGCCAGGAGCGGCTGGACCGGACGCCGTATCTCGACCGGCCGCCGGTGCCGCTCCCGGAGACGGTCAGCGCGAGCCAGTACTTCGGGTTCACCTACACCATCCTCATCCCCCTGCTGTTGTTCCTCCCGTCGTTCATCAGCGGCTCGGTGGCCGTCGACACCGTCACCGAGGAGATAGAGCGCGGCACGCTGGACCTGCTCCGCGTGGCCCCGGTGTCGCTGCTCGACATCGTCGACGGGAAGGCCCTCGGGATGGTGTTGCTCGCCCCCGCGCAGGCGCTGCTGTGGCTCGCCCTGCTGTCGACGAACGGCATCGCCGTCTCGAACCCGGCGGCGATTCTGCTGTTTCTCACCGCCGTCACCGTCGTCGTCGTGACGCTCGGGGTCGTGCTCGGTATCTCGCTCCAGAGCCGTCGCCCGGCGCAGTTGCTGTTCTCCGTGCTCACGCTCGTGCTGTTCGGCGGGGCCGTGCTCCTCCCGGAACACCCGGCGACCACCGTGGCGAAGTTGGCCGTCGACAGCCCGACGCCGCTGACCTACGCCCACGTCGGCGGGGCGGTCGTGCTGGCGGTCGTCGGCTACGCCGCCGCCCGGGCGTACGTCGGCCGGGTCGCGGCGGAGGCGCTGTAA